The following proteins are encoded in a genomic region of Drosophila willistoni isolate 14030-0811.24 chromosome 3R, UCI_dwil_1.1, whole genome shotgun sequence:
- the LOC6647121 gene encoding glutathione S-transferase D5 — protein sequence MDLYYSNTSSGNRSVLMTAKALGIKLNVKVLNVQRGDQLNPEFVRINPQHTVPTLVDNGFAVWEARAILTYLVEKYGKTDSLYPKDPKQRAVVNQRLYFDIGTLNQSFMDYYYPIFHSKPADPEAFKKVESAFEFLDIFLEGQEFVAGKHLTLADISILATVSTFDIFQFDIKKYPNVDRWYTNTKKVTPGWEENWKSLTDMKAALDSYQKQSKK from the coding sequence ATGGATCTTTACTATTCCAATACATCCTCCGGAAACCGGTCAGTCCTGATGACAGCCAAAGCCTTGggcattaaattaaatgtgaAAGTTTTAAACGTCCAGCGGGGCGACCAATTGAATCCTGAATTCGTGAGGATCAATCCTCAGCACACAGTGCCAACTCTCGTGGATAATGGGTTTGCTGTGTGGGAGGCACGAGCCATTCTCACCTATCTGGTGGAGAAGTACGGAAAGACGGATTCGCTCTACCCCAAGGATCCGAAGCAAAGAGCTGTGGTGAATCAACGTCTATACTTCGATATTGGGACACTGAACCAGTCATTCATGGACTACTATTATCCGATATTTCATTCGAAACCAGCTGATCCTGAAGCATTCAAGAAGGTTGAATCCGCATTTGAATTTCTGGATATTTTCTTGGAGGGCCAGGAATTTGTAGCTGGCAAGCATCTCACTCTGGCTGACATTTCTATCTTGGCAACTGTCTCCACCTTTGACATCTTCCAATTTGATATCAAGAAGTACCCGAATGTGGACAGATGGTACACCAACACCAAGAAGGTGACTCCTGGATGGGAGGAGAACTGGAAGTCGTTGACCGACATGAAAGCAGCACTCGATAGCTACCAAAAACAATCTAAGAAATAg
- the LOC6647123 gene encoding glutathione S-transferase D5, whose protein sequence is MDFYHSFSTPSMRSVVMTAKAVGVELNKKFLNTREKEQLKPEFVKINPQHTVPTLVDNGFVIWESRAIIAYLAEKYDKQGTLYPKDPQQKAVVNQRLFFDLEVLNKAFSDYYITPFRTNKPADPEDLKKVESGFETLDKFLDGQDYVAGSHLTVADIAILATVSTFDVSEFDVSKYTNVNKWYQNAKKVTPGWEENWEGLVQLKKLHNLEAINMDFYYVPGSAPCRSVIMVAKALGLELNKKLVNLFEGEQLKPEYVKINPQHTVPTLVDNGFALWESRAILVYLVEKYGKDDTLYPKNPKEQALINQRLYFDMGTLYQSYVDYYYPQFRFNKPADPEVFKKVEAAFEYLDTFLEAQEYVAGGQLTVADIAILASVSTFDISEFDLTKYHNVSKWYANAQKVTPGWDENWEGLLQMKKMLEAREAAAQQNSN, encoded by the exons ATGGATTTCTACCACTCCTTCAGTACCCCATCGATGCGTTCCGTTGTTATGACGGCCAAAGCAGTCGGTGTGGAATTAAATAAGAAGTTCCTCAACACTCGCGAGAAGGAGCAACTAAAACCAGAATTTGTGAAGATCAATCCTCAACACACTGTGCCCACTCTGGTGGACAATGGCTTTGTTATTTGGGAATCGCGTGCCATTATCGCCTATCTGGCGGAGAAGTACGACAAGCAAGGCACTCTCTATCCCAAGGATCCACAGCAAAAGGCTGTGGTGAACCAGCGTCTGTTCTTTGATTTGGAAGTGTTGAACAAAGCCTTCTCCGACTACTACATCACTCCATTTAGAACCAACAAGCCAGCCGATCCTGAAGACCTTAAAAAGGTCGAGAGTGGTTTTGAGACTCTAGACAAGTTCCTCGATGGCCAGGATTATGTGGCAGGCAGTCATCTTACCGTTGCCGATATTGCCATTTTGGCTACTGTCTCCACATTCGATGTCTCCGAATTTGATGTCAGCAAATACACAAATGTGAACAAATGGTACCAAAACGCCAAGAAGGTCACACCCGGCTGGGAGGAAAACTGGGAGGGTCTTGTGCAACTGAAGAAACTC CACAATCTTGAAGCTATTAACATGGACTTTTACTACGTTCCTGGATCAGCCCCTTGCCGCTCGGTCATCATGGTCGCCAAAGCCCTTGGACTTGAGCTGAACAAAAAGTTGGTAAATCTTTTCGAGGGCGAGCAGCTGAAGCCCGAGTACGTTAAGATCAATCCCCAGCACACAGTCCCCACTTTGGTAGATAACGGTTTCGCCCTATGGGAGTCTCGTGCCATTCTCGTCTATCTGGTGGAAAAGTACGGCAAGGATGATACACTTTATCCCAAGAATCCCAAGGAGCAGGCACTGATTAACCAGCGTCTGTACTTTGACATGGGAACACTGTACCAGAGCTATGTCGACTATTATTATCCACAGTTTCGATTCAACAAACCAGCCGATCCAGAAGTCTTCAAGAAGGTGGAAGCCGCTTTCGAGTACCTAGATACTTTCCTGGAGGCCCAGGAATACGTGGCCGGTGGCCAACTGACTGTAGCCGATATTGCCATTTTGGCAAGCGTTTCCACCTTTGACATCTCTGAATTTGATCTTACCAAGTATCACAATGTGAGCAAATGGTATGCGAATGCCCAAAAGGTGACACCTGGTTGGGATGAGAACTGGGAAGGTCTCTTGCAAATGAAGAAAATGCTCGAAGCCAGAGAAGCAGCAGCCCAACAAAATTCAAACTAG
- the LOC124460234 gene encoding glutathione S-transferase 1-1-like, whose product MAGKAVGVELNKKLLNTFAGDHLKPEFLRINPQHTVPTIVDHDFVLTESRAILIYLAEMYGQDDSLYPKIPKEKALVNHRLYFDISTLNHSFMEYYAPQFNSKPADPVAFQKVESAFALLDTFLTGQEYVAGDHLTVADIAILASVSTFDVMQFDIGKYKNVSKWYANAQKVTPGWDENLDGMNKMKEIVAPLLKANK is encoded by the coding sequence ATGGCAGGCAAGGCTGTTGGTGTGGAACTTAACAAAAAGTTGCTCAATACATTTGCTGGTGACCACTTGAAGCCAGAATTTCTCAGGATAAATCCGCAGCATACGGTGCCTACTATAGTGGATCATGACTTCGTTCTAACCGAGTCACGAGCCATTTTAATCTATTTGGCGGAGATGTATGGCCAGGATGACTCTCTCTATCCCAAGATCCCCAAGGAGAAAGCATTGGTTAATCACCGTTTATATTTTGACATCAGCACACTGAATCACTCTTTCATGGAATACTATGCCCCGCAATTCAATTCTAAACCTGCCGATCCTGTGGCTTTCCAAAAAGTGGAATCAGCATTTGCTCTATTGGATACTTTCCTTACAGGACAAGAGTATGTAGCTGGAGATCATCTAACTGTAGCAGACATTGCCATATTGGCCAGTGTTTCGACTTTTGATGTGATGCAATTCGATATTGGAAAGTATAAGAATGTTAGCAAATGGTATGCAAATGCTCAGAAAGTAACCCCAGGCTGGGATGAAAATCTCGACGGAATGAACAAGATGAAAGAAATTGTTGCTCCTCTCTTAAAAGcgaataaataa